The following coding sequences lie in one Rutidosis leptorrhynchoides isolate AG116_Rl617_1_P2 chromosome 6, CSIRO_AGI_Rlap_v1, whole genome shotgun sequence genomic window:
- the LOC139854217 gene encoding uncharacterized protein produces MEGVSQPSTSTVWHNIIVTGAIIEDMHLSFKSSFVKTIGDGESTSFWQEHWIGNDKLCNVFPRLYRLETNKTASIKDRISLSGSNGVQVHPWSWVRGLFGRAAGDRERLELLLSSFEFYGTAADSWSWAYASNGLFSVKKLSTLIDEQYLFQFSSNPETILNNIVPKKIEIFIWRTLKKWILVRVELDKRGIDLHSVRCPLCDDDIESVDHSVIFCKHAMEVWDRVFKWWNQGNFSSFSLAELLIDDGANSISPFGKKIWQALRWICAYLLWKNRNNKVFYDKYWTAQVTLNEIQVKSFEWLNSR; encoded by the coding sequence ATGGAAGGGGTTTCACAACCCTCAACATCAACAGTTTGGCACAATATCATTGTTACAGGTGCTATTATTGAAGATATGCATTTGTCTTTCAAAAGTTCATTCGTCAAAACCATTGGTGATGGTGAATCCACTTCCTTTTGGCAAGAGCATTGGATCGGTAATGACAAGCTATGCAACGTTTTTCCGCGGTTATATAGGCTGGAAACCAACAAGACAGCAAGCATCAAAGATCGTATTTCACTCTCGGGATCCAATGGTGTACAGGTACATCCGTGGAGCTGGGTAAGGGGTCTGTTCGGTCGTGCCGCAGGTGATAGAGAAAGGTTAGAGCTGCTGCTTTCTTCGTTCGAATTTTATGGTACTGCAGCAGATTCTTGGTCGTGGGCCTATGCATCTAATGGGTTATTCTCTGTTAAGAAGCTATCTACTCTAATCGACGAGCAGTATCTTTTTCAGTTTAGCTCGAATCCGGAAACCATTCTCAACAATATTGTTCCCAAAAAGATAGAAATATTTATTTGGCGAACTCTAAAAAAATGGATTCTCGTTCGAGTTGAACTTGATAAAAGAGGAATTGACTTACATAGTGTGCGTTGCCCGTTATGTGATGATGATATAGAATCGGTGGACCATTCCGTAATTTTTTGCAAACATGCTATGGAAGTTTGGGATCGTGTGTTCAAGTGGTGGAATCAAGGTAATTTTTCGAGCTTTAGTCTTGCCGAGTTACTAATTGATGATGGTGCAAATTCGATATCTCCTTTCGGAAAGAAAATCTGGCAAGCATTAAGATGGATTTGTGCTTATTTGTTATGGAAGAACCGGAACAATAAGGTATTCTATGATAAATATTGGACCGCACAGGTGACGCTAAACGAAATTCAAGTTAAATCTTTCGAGTGGTTAAATTcgaggtaa
- the LOC139854218 gene encoding non-specific lipid transfer protein GPI-anchored 15-like — protein MALKVQKFMGAVLVMMVMVWSGAKAQSITSSCTSALMGLAPCLNFVNGNSSTPSPSCCLSLSSVVQTNPRCLCSLLNGNTPNVGITINQTLAIALPGACSVQTPSISLCNGANGPAGAPASAPTSSESTGSQTSEETPVTEAPTVSSTPSVPSGTKSGSGSKATPSANSGSKYGAPSYLVVVGVLFLGMKL, from the exons ATGGCTTTAAAAGTGCAAAAGTTCATGGGTGCAGTCTTGGTCATGATGGTCATGGTTTGGAGTGGAGCCAAGGCTCAATCTATCACGAGCAGTTGCACCAGTGCTCTAATGGGTTTGGCGCCGTGCTTGAACTTTGTTAATGGGAACTCGTCTACTCCTTCACCTTCATGTTGTTTATCACTCTCGAGTGTGGTACAAACAAATCCACGTTGCCTTTGCTCGTTGCTTAACGGCAATACTCCAAATGTCGGCATTACTATTAACCAAACTCTTGCAATTGCACTCCCTGGAGCTTGTAGTGTACAAACTCCTTCAATTAGCCTATGCAATG GTGCCAATGGACCTGCAGGTGCACCTGCTAGTGCACCCACTAGTTCAGAGTCTACTGGGTCACAGACATCGGAAGAAACCCCTGTGACTGAAGCTCCCACTGTATCATCAACCCCAAGTGTCCCTTCAG GAACGAAATCTGGATCTGGATCGAAGGCAACACCATCGGCTAATAGTGGAAGCAAATATGGAGCACCAAGTTACCTTGTGGTTGTTGGAGTTCTTTTTTTGGGAATGAAATTATGA